ccttagttatatatgttttctgtattattttggtcagggcAGGGTGTAACGTGGGTGGGTAtgcgtgttttgtgttgtctaggtttttttttagatctatgttttttttgtaagtctaggttATTGTAGGTCTAtagtggcctgaattggttcccaatccgaggcagctgtttatcgttgtctctgattgggcatcctatttaggttgccattttccatttaggttttgtgggttattgtctatgtgtagttgcatgtcagcactcagttgtatatagcttcacgttagtttgtttagtgttcttcgtttattaaagaagaatgtattcacatcacgctgcgccttggtctcatcactacgacgaacgtgacaggagGAAGAAAAGTCCAGTAGCTACATGAATGAGGCTGGTTCCCAGAGCAACCCTCTATAAGATCGTCACTGGACCCTTCATCAtcaaccatctccctgaccacaTTCCTCTTCTCAAGCCGCGATGAACTGCCTCTCTTTGGAGGATGCATGAACTCAAAAGACTTGGCCTATATTGGTTGACCTAACTATAGTTAGGCTACTCATGATGGTGCATTGCTTGTTTTTGTATGAAGCGCTTTGAGATTTTGAAAAGAAGttgaataaattattattatggaaagagcaggtgttcctaatgttttgtacactgtattATTATACCGTCATGCTCCTCCTCAGCGTAGTTCTCAAACTCATTCATCTGTTCCTCATGGTTCTCTCTCTTCCGCTTATCTGCAGCCAGCACCTGCCTCTGTTCAGCTATAGGGGAGGAGAAAAAGGAAGTCGATTAAATTGTATCACTTGCGGTCAAACTGCACCAACAACATTACGTAGGGTTGAATCTCTGCAGAGTACAGGCAGACGCTGGGTTTGGGCCATGGAATCCTCTCCTAGTCCTGACACCCCACCTCTGACCTTTTCTTCATTGTTGTTCCATGGGACAGGTCTTTGCCTGCATAACGACTCCCTTTTGGAATTTTATTTTGGGGAATTCAGGTCAGTCAGGTAGTTGTAAATAACAACTAAATGGAGAAGCAATCAGATGAACAGTTGAAATGGTAAAGCTTGCAGCGTTCCTTCGCAGGTCGGTGGTCAGGGAGCTGTGAACTAATGACCCAGTGTAAATAAAACTCAAAAGGTAACCACCCATATCATCAACCAAGGGTTATGTCAATCATTGGGATACTGCACTGTATGCAAGTCACTTATTTACACATCAGTGATATGCTCCTAACTCCTGTCATAAAGTATTTGACCCACCCACTCACTTCTACCTGGCATAACCTCGCCACCTAAAAGCCCAAAGTCAAACAGGTTCACCCATTTGAACACAGGTGAAAGCCACATTGATGTTGATTATACCTACCTGGCAACAGAGCTGAACCTCACTGTAACCACTCAGTGGTCACACAGATAACACAAACGCACACATGTtatactatccttgtggggaccaaacaattgattcccattcaaaatttCCCTGACCTTAACTCCtaacctaacctctaaccccgAAGCTTAAAacagcctttttccttgtggcgACCGGTGAAATGTTCCCTCTTGACTATATTTTCCATGTTTTACTATCCTAGTGGGGAATTCTGATCCCAACAAGGAtagtaaaaacacacacacacacacaatcaatcaaataaatgtagaaagatgtgcttatacagaaacacaagcctaaaaccccaaacagcaagcaatgtagatgtacacacacacactataggtTTATCCACATTTTCTCATATGACTTACTGTGGTTTAGTAGTGTCAACATGTGGCTGCCAAAGTGGCTCTCAAAAAGTAAACTTAtttttctctcactctgtccatctctctgacccccctccctccactgtgTCAGTGTTGGCACATTCCACACGCAACTTCTAACTGCTCTCTCCATACCCAGACTGGATACAAACATcactccatctcactctctctctctctttttcttctctcGCTCTAACTCTTTTCAGCGAACACTTCAATTTGTCTTGGGTTTATGTACTTACGTAACTCGCCTCTCACCGGCTCTCTTTCTCCAGCTAAACTCTCACCTGGCCGTCAACTGGGTAGTTAAAGAGAACAATCAAACAACTCacttctgggaactttcacaaGGTCTCCTCTCGTgtcctagcggttagagcgttttGGGACAGTATCTGAAAGGTTGCTTGTTCAAATCCCTAAagtggaaaaatctgccgttctgcccttgaacaaggcggTTAACCCTCACAACAACTTCTCCCCCGACCTTGatgatgtcaattaaggcagtttcccgcacctctctgattcagaggggttgtggAAAATGCATTCAGTTTTGCAACTGACTACAGCAGTAAGTATCACCTTTCCCTGCATAATACATGTACCTTGTGAAAGTGGAGATTTTTGTCTACTCCTCAGTTTTAGCTGAGTAGGATAGAAGGAGAGAAGCTCAATGCTCCATGCTACCCTGTAGCTCCTGCAGCAGCCTCCAATATGCTACCGTTTTTAGCTGGGTCATGTTCAGTGGGGAGAGAACTTTTGAAACTGAGAGGTACCATATCTAAACTTGTCCAATGAGAACACTGGGTttggttttctgttgcaaaacattttgctacagtgtgccctactgaacacaactcTGGTCTGAGGCGGTCTGGCAAGAGTATAGCACCTGAGGTGTCCAGGGCTCTAGGCTTTGCAGCTGCCAGTCGCCGGCCAGCCTTCTCACAGTAAAAACACTATTCTCCAGCTCAGTCCAGCCATAACAGTATTCACTCCGTGTCATAACATTACCTATTCAGCTGaatcattttacatttttgtcatttagcagacgctcttatccagagcaacttacagtagtgagtgcatacattttcatatttcttCATACTGGTCCCACagtggaatcgaacccacaaccctggtgttgctctaccaactgagccacacgggaccgaatCATTGCAAAGACAGATAGAACACTGGGACTTCAGCCATCGCTGTATTCAATTGCAGCAATATAAACTCCATCCAGTAATATAAACTCGTGGTGCAGTAGTAGGCTACCTCTGCAACCAAAACGTTCAGCTGACCTTAAGAAGCATTGATCGATCTAGAGATGTGGGACCAAACCATCCATCTATGCTACACACACAAGCTGTGCTTCATTCAGGCATCCACAGACAGAGGCACCCAACACCACACCATCCACTGCCAGTTCACCACCGACCATTGGTGGAAAACAACCCCAAAAAACATCCAAGCAACATATAGATCTTAAAAGAGATCCAAACAGAGAAAGCTTCAATCACCGTCAATTTCGTCCTGAGACTTGGCAGCTCTCCTGCTGCGGCGTCTGAAGAAGTTTGCTGCATCGGCCTCGGGCATGAAGATCTCCCTCAGTGGACCtgagaagaagagagacagaaaagagagagtTGAGAGCTGTTGTGTTGGTATGCAGAGGGCGGTGAGTTCGCGCCCAGAAAACAAAGACAACACATTTCCATTCTGTTACAATCGCataagagatgagaggagggtagATTTAACAGCAGGCAAAAAAAGAGGGAGTTCCGTAAGGTTTGAAGTCCCAGCCCGCACCAGGAAATTAGGTTGTACGTCCTGCAGAAGACGAAGAGGGTTCGGTGAAGGTCGAGCAGCTTACCTCTCGGGTCGGTTGCCTTGGTAGTGCCCTTATCATCGGGGACAGCTGCACTGTCTACCTCCTGAGATACTGCATGGGTTCAGAGGTACATGATGATAGGACAAGACATCAGATCAGCGTTGAGCTCTCTATCACAATGTTCCCATACCACTATCACTAGTAACAGAGTCACTCTGCTCTCAGACTGCACTCTTAAGTTTCTCTAGCGATATCACCTGAAAATATGACATGCACCATCCTCCTCAAGTATTCATTCACATCTCGTAAATATATATTATTCCCTGACAATACAGTCCCCCTGCAGGCAGACTCACTCACAGGACAGTGACAGGAGCACAGCGACAAGGAAGGTTGCATGCGGCCAGGACATCTTGAGagctgtgtctgagctgttgaggGATAGGAGAGAGGTgagtgaggtgagagagagagagggcggggggaaggaggagagtaaGATAGGAAGGAGGTGAgtaagagagaacgagagagaaagagaggttaaAAGAGAGCAGATGGCACCCTGGAAGGGGGGGCCGGGGAGAAGATCAGCTGGTTGGAATTTCAGAGGCTTTGACAAACCGTTGgtcagggaggggaagagaggatccATGGGGACCATAGAAGCACAAAAACGTCAAGGTTTCCTCACATAAGCCACATCATTTCAGTTTTTCAAGTAATTAAACAGTTTGATCTGAAAACCCTCGAAAGTAATATACCCCCGACCCTTAACCTTTGGAGCTGGACTTAAACAATATATGGTAATGGTCCAGATGACCTTTCACCTTGTCTCAGGTGGCACAGGCTCATGAGCACATGCTCTGGGGGGCTCCTTTTAGTTGCCTGTGACATCATTTAGAGATTTCAAATGGGAAGGACTCAATGAGAGATCATTCATGCCACAAGTATTGCGTTGCAATATTACAGCTTCATAATGTACACCTGCAGCAAAGTCTTACCCGAGGTTGTGCTGTACATCATTCCACTCAACATAAGGCTCCATAACATATTTAAGGGAGAGCTTTGATTGTGTTTGACGTTGACAAATGTGTTATTTTGTCATAACTGCCGTGTGTGGAGGCTCGTTGCTGGGCAGGACTCCAGGATACAGCTGTACACCAGAGATTTactgacatgtacagtatatctttTATGTTTACACCTATCAGACAGGAAAGCAATGGATGACTTGCAACTACTACAACACTGCAATGACAAAAGTGATTTTGAGGGCACCGACTTGCCTGTGTTGCCTCCCACCAAATCTCTCCATCCAGACAGAACCATATGTTCAatatatatctacctcaattacctcgtatctctgcacatcgacttggtactggtaccctgtgtacataaccaagttatcgttactcattgtgtatttattcctcgtgttattatctttctattatttttctatttttttctccCTGCGTTGTGTtgaaagggcccgtaagtaagcatttcactgttagtctacacctcttGATTTGACAaataatttgatttgacacacacacacacactgccaggtctctccaTCCAGATGGAACTGAGCTGGCCCCTTTAACAAGGCCGCCTTCTTTGCTCAGCAGAAACTCCATCAGGAAAGTATGTAGACTTTTGTTTGCTTGAGTTTTCCCCCACCTGAATAGCTGGCTCGACACAGGTCGGAGTGAATGTGTAAATTGTTGAGAGAGAGAAGTATGCTAGGCTATCCAGGGTGGAGGGACTTTATGGATTATTTCCCAGGGGTCCAAAGTAAattggaggaaagggaggaaggatatagtgtgtgtgtgtgtgtagttgttgtCCTACCTTATCAGGACTCCAGTGCCCTAACAATTAACCTAAATGTCCTGACAAGGTAGGAAACAAGAACTTTTTGGAAAAGGCAGGACTTTTTTAATGTCCTGAATTTGTTCAAATGCAACTTGAAGCTTAAAGGTTTTGGGGTTAGTCATTTTTAATGGTCAAACATTTTTACTCCCTAAAAAGTCCTGAAATGTCATGAaaataaagctgtgtgtgtgagggtgtgtgtgtttgtttgtttgtgtgtgtgtgtattttctgtgGTGAGAATGAACAGCAACCTAGTGATAAGGAGATTCTGGTGTACAGACTCACTGTACATCAACATAGAGAGGGATGTTTTTTtgtgctctctctcacacacagatggACTGCTATTTTCCTACAAAGTTGGGATTTATAAGGAAGCATGTGCATGTGCCCAAAACTCTGCTTCTACTGTAAAGCTTATCAAGAAAGCCCCAAATAGATGTTGTGCCAAATAGATAGAATAAATAAACATTGTCCAAATAAATAGAGATGAGAAACCAGTAAATCAAACTAGTGGGTATTATGTTAGAAAGTAGCTAGGATTATAATCACATTAGCCGAGTAAACACAACTCCATATCATCTCTATGCACACAACAGAATGCGGGTTCTTTGAGAAGGGTGATGCTTCTATGTGTGAACCATATTGAACCATTTGAGCACTTTCCTCTTCTAGTGGGTTCTTTCCTCTTCTAGTGATAATTCAAATGTAAGGGCAGTGGCTCATGAGCATATTCTGGGGGCGTGGTTTACGCACAGCTCTTTTTCTGCAACCATGAGTCAGAGTCATCCCAGTTGAtctaatctgttgtgttatgCTGTGACATGTTACATTTGACTATGGCTAGTGACGGTGTATTGTGAAAGACTCACATACGCCCGGGAGTCATTTGAGAATGTTCGACTAAATCAGTCATTGGTTTTTAATTCTCTCCTCAGGGGGACCTTCAGCCgttccagagctagcacacctgatttaaTGTGTTAATAAACCAATCAGAATCAATGTCCGCGCCTCCGTGGAAATCAAGTTGGCGTACTACAAAAATCTTCATATAAATCTGTCTGtgtaaactagagatatct
This genomic stretch from Salvelinus alpinus chromosome 15, SLU_Salpinus.1, whole genome shotgun sequence harbors:
- the LOC139540382 gene encoding unique cartilage matrix-associated protein-like codes for the protein MSWPHATFLVAVLLSLSLSQEVDSAAVPDDKGTTKATDPRGPLREIFMPEADAANFFRRRSRRAAKSQDEIDAEQRQVLAADKRKRENHEEQMNEFENYAEEEHDEQDERTRESTEQWREFHYDGLHPPQEYNRQST